The following proteins are encoded in a genomic region of Saccharopolyspora antimicrobica:
- a CDS encoding VIT1/CCC1 transporter family protein yields MRESGRSPKADARSVRRWRRLLADEREEAAVYRELAARRSGEEREILLGLAEAEERHAAHWEELLGDEAGPMRRGQFRMRLLVFLARRFGSVFVLALAQRAESRSPYGSDRDASAAMAADERIHEEVVRALAARGRARVSGTFRAAVFGANDGLVSNLALVLGVIGGNVPTGTVLLTGLAGLLAGALSMGAGEYISVRSQRELLAAASPNPEARAVVPYLDVDANELALVYRARGMSAEEAQRRADALLRDPKPPVPAQEAPADDHEIVGTGMKAAVSSFAFFASGALVPVLPFLFGMSGGWAVLVAVVLVGLALMLTGATVGVLSGAAPLPRALRQLGIGTGAAAATYVLGLIFGATVG; encoded by the coding sequence GTGCGTGAGAGCGGAAGATCGCCGAAGGCGGATGCGAGGTCGGTGCGCCGCTGGCGGCGACTGCTCGCCGACGAGCGCGAGGAGGCCGCGGTCTACCGGGAGCTCGCGGCCCGCCGCTCCGGTGAGGAGCGCGAGATCCTGCTCGGGCTGGCCGAAGCCGAGGAGCGCCACGCCGCGCACTGGGAGGAACTGCTCGGCGACGAGGCCGGTCCCATGCGCCGCGGCCAGTTCCGGATGCGGCTGCTGGTGTTCCTGGCCCGCCGCTTCGGCTCGGTCTTCGTGCTGGCCCTGGCGCAGCGCGCGGAAAGCCGCTCGCCGTACGGCTCGGACCGCGACGCCTCGGCGGCGATGGCCGCCGACGAGCGCATCCACGAGGAGGTCGTGCGCGCGCTCGCCGCCCGCGGCCGCGCCCGCGTGTCGGGAACCTTCCGCGCGGCGGTGTTCGGCGCGAACGACGGCCTGGTCAGCAACCTGGCTCTCGTGCTCGGCGTGATCGGCGGGAACGTGCCCACCGGGACGGTGCTGCTGACGGGCCTGGCCGGGCTGCTCGCGGGAGCGCTGTCGATGGGCGCGGGGGAGTACATCTCGGTGCGCTCCCAGCGGGAACTGCTGGCCGCGGCCTCGCCGAACCCGGAAGCCCGCGCCGTGGTGCCCTACCTCGACGTCGACGCCAACGAGCTGGCGCTGGTCTACCGCGCCAGGGGCATGTCCGCCGAAGAGGCGCAGCGCCGGGCCGATGCGCTGCTGCGCGACCCGAAACCGCCGGTGCCCGCCCAGGAGGCGCCCGCCGACGACCACGAGATCGTCGGCACCGGCATGAAGGCGGCCGTCTCCAGCTTCGCCTTCTTCGCCTCCGGAGCCCTGGTGCCGGTGCTGCCGTTCCTCTTCGGCATGTCCGGCGGGTGGGCGGTGCTGGTGGCGGTGGTGCTGGTCGGGCTCGCGCTGATGCTCACCGGAGCGACCGTCGGCGTGCTGTCGGGCGCCGCACCGCTGCCCCGCGCGCTGCGGCAGCTCGGCATCGGCACGGGAGCGGCGGCGGCGACCTACGTGCTCGGCCTGATCTTCGGCGCCACCGTCGGCTGA
- a CDS encoding enoyl-CoA hydratase-related protein yields the protein MDYQHVLSEQDGATVRITMNRPDRRNSLSVAHLAELEQAFEAAAATKATGIVLAGAGPVFSSGHDFGDMAERDLDEMREMLRRCESLMRTIHAVPQVVIARVHALAMAAGCQLVASCDLAVAAESAGFALPGGKGGWFCHTPAVPVARSIGRKRLMELALTGDPIDAPTAERWGLVNRVVPDAELDAAVDDLLARATRGSRHAKAVGKQTIYAQLDRPEADAYAIATEVMAATSQSPDAREQMRAFLEKRKPDFGG from the coding sequence ATGGATTACCAGCACGTGTTGTCCGAGCAGGACGGTGCGACCGTCCGCATCACCATGAACCGGCCGGACCGGCGCAACTCGTTGTCCGTTGCGCACCTCGCCGAGCTGGAGCAGGCCTTCGAGGCGGCCGCCGCGACGAAGGCGACCGGGATCGTGCTGGCCGGTGCCGGGCCGGTGTTCAGCTCCGGCCACGACTTCGGCGACATGGCCGAGCGGGACCTGGACGAGATGCGCGAGATGCTGCGGCGGTGCGAATCGCTGATGCGCACCATCCACGCCGTCCCGCAGGTGGTGATCGCGCGTGTGCACGCGCTGGCGATGGCGGCCGGCTGCCAGCTGGTCGCCTCCTGCGACCTGGCGGTGGCCGCCGAGTCCGCCGGTTTCGCGCTGCCCGGTGGCAAGGGCGGCTGGTTCTGCCACACCCCGGCGGTGCCGGTGGCGCGGTCCATCGGGCGCAAGCGGCTGATGGAGCTCGCGCTCACCGGCGACCCGATCGACGCCCCGACGGCCGAGCGCTGGGGCCTGGTCAACCGCGTGGTGCCCGACGCCGAGCTCGACGCCGCGGTGGACGATCTGCTGGCGCGCGCCACACGGGGCAGCAGGCACGCGAAGGCGGTGGGCAAGCAGACCATCTACGCCCAGCTCGACCGGCCCGAGGCCGATGCGTACGCGATCGCCACCGAGGTGATGGCCGCGACGTCGCAGTCACCGGACGCGCGCGAGCAGATGCGGGCGTTCCTGGAGAAGCGCAAGCCCGACTTCGGCGGCTGA
- a CDS encoding DUF1177 domain-containing protein, whose translation MLKYVLDVVDLLDSPEVTGADVAGYLERAAGEPGLVTSTTVRGERGSTDFVQVRVPGTRGRAAGGDAPTLGVVGRLGGIGARPEVTGFVSDGDGAAAAISAAAKLLTMRARGDRLPGDVVISTHVCPDAPTRPHEPVPFMDSPVGIATMNAHEVGEEMDAVLSIDTTKGNRIINHRGLALSPTVKQGWVLRVADRLGTLLETVTGEPLVTYPVTTQDITPYGNGVYHINSILQPATATDAPVVGLAIVAATAVPGCATGASHETDIAAAARYAVEVAKEFGAGQLAFHDQAEFDHLVARYGSMAHLQTMGALPAEQ comes from the coding sequence ATGCTCAAGTACGTCCTGGACGTGGTGGACCTGCTCGACTCGCCGGAGGTGACCGGCGCCGACGTGGCCGGCTACCTGGAGCGCGCGGCGGGCGAGCCCGGGCTGGTCACCAGCACCACGGTGCGCGGCGAGCGCGGCAGCACCGACTTCGTCCAGGTCCGGGTGCCCGGCACCCGGGGTCGCGCGGCGGGCGGCGACGCCCCGACGCTGGGCGTGGTGGGCAGGCTCGGCGGTATCGGCGCCCGCCCCGAGGTGACGGGTTTCGTCTCCGACGGCGACGGCGCTGCGGCGGCGATCTCGGCCGCGGCGAAGCTGCTGACCATGCGAGCCCGCGGCGACCGGCTGCCCGGCGACGTCGTGATCAGCACCCACGTGTGTCCGGACGCCCCCACCCGCCCGCACGAACCGGTGCCGTTCATGGACTCGCCGGTGGGCATCGCCACCATGAACGCCCACGAGGTCGGCGAGGAGATGGATGCCGTGCTGTCCATCGACACCACCAAGGGCAACCGGATCATCAACCACCGAGGCCTGGCGCTGTCGCCGACGGTCAAGCAGGGCTGGGTGCTGCGCGTCGCCGACCGGCTGGGCACGCTGCTGGAGACCGTCACCGGTGAGCCGCTGGTGACCTACCCGGTGACCACTCAGGACATCACGCCCTACGGCAACGGCGTCTACCACATCAACTCGATCCTGCAGCCCGCCACCGCGACCGACGCACCGGTGGTCGGCCTGGCGATCGTGGCGGCCACCGCGGTGCCCGGCTGCGCCACGGGTGCCAGCCACGAGACCGACATCGCCGCCGCGGCCCGCTACGCGGTCGAGGTGGCCAAGGAGTTCGGCGCCGGGCAGCTGGCCTTCCACGACCAGGCCGAGTTCGACCACCTCGTCGCCCGCTACGGCTCGATGGCCCACCTGCAGACGATGGGAGCGCTGCCCGCCGAGCAGTGA
- a CDS encoding IclR family transcriptional regulator, which produces MPDFGTDRRTPPGLPQTADRALQVLLAFDRAHPERGVTEIAAEFGLHTSVAQRLLATLAHRGFLVRNDANRRYRIGPAALHLGRMWDQAGALDLLVRPLLAELAADTGHSVLLALPDSAHMRCVVVAEGADGRLRDYPLTNELYPAHAGATSKAFYAFLPAEARSRIFTDRPLARFTDRTVTDLAVLERQFAEVREAGWAFTVGEYDVGVATLAAPVFLREELYGSVSVGWHTDQHEHDPADWAERLRELSNRIGWRLTRPLRARRAVAESGAAARSSAR; this is translated from the coding sequence ATGCCGGACTTCGGAACCGACCGCCGCACGCCGCCCGGACTGCCGCAGACCGCCGACCGGGCGCTGCAGGTCCTGCTCGCCTTCGACCGCGCGCACCCGGAACGGGGCGTGACCGAGATCGCCGCCGAGTTCGGGCTGCACACCTCGGTCGCGCAGCGGCTGCTGGCCACGCTGGCCCACCGCGGATTCCTGGTGCGCAACGACGCCAACCGCCGCTACCGGATCGGGCCGGCCGCGCTGCACCTGGGCCGGATGTGGGACCAGGCGGGGGCGTTGGACCTGCTGGTGCGGCCGCTGCTGGCGGAGCTCGCCGCCGACACCGGGCACAGCGTGCTGCTGGCACTGCCCGACAGCGCGCACATGCGCTGCGTGGTGGTCGCCGAGGGCGCCGACGGGAGGTTGCGCGACTACCCGCTGACCAACGAGCTCTACCCCGCGCACGCCGGTGCCACGAGCAAGGCCTTCTACGCCTTCCTGCCCGCGGAGGCGCGGTCGCGGATCTTCACCGACCGGCCGCTGGCCCGCTTCACCGACCGGACGGTGACCGACCTGGCGGTGCTGGAGCGGCAGTTCGCCGAGGTCAGGGAAGCAGGCTGGGCCTTCACCGTCGGCGAGTACGACGTCGGGGTGGCGACGCTGGCCGCGCCGGTGTTCCTGCGCGAGGAGCTCTACGGGAGCGTCAGCGTGGGCTGGCACACCGACCAGCACGAGCACGATCCGGCCGACTGGGCGGAGCGGCTGCGGGAGCTCAGCAACCGGATCGGGTGGCGGCTGACCCGGCCGCTGCGGGCACGACGCGCCGTGGCGGAGTCTGGTGCGGCCGCGCGGAGCTCCGCCCGGTAG
- a CDS encoding ABC transporter ATP-binding protein, with translation MPGLVKWLFRPAERDTEGLVEHAPVLRVRAVIKRFWPDARPFRGWLLLSLLLVLISPLLDTAAIWLFKVLIDDVLTPQNFAVFPMVAAAYAVLTLLSGVIDFCGQYLAVWIGENFLHRMRTRVFAHLHTLSVGFFDRRRIGDTLSRLTDDVGAIESLVLSGVAQTFSSVVKILLFGGVLFYLDWQLALVALVAVPLFWVVAKFFARRIKDASREERGRSGSISTVAEESLGNAPLIQAYGRESAEVGRFARQSRGNVVAELSAARIGALFGPLTDLLQVFGVLAIVGVGILELSAGRITLGGLLAFLIYLSQLYTPVQSLGQLVNRVFSASASAERIIELLDQKPLVQSPPDPVPLRRVTGRIDVDRVDFRYPSTSTDVLHSVSFCAPPGQTTAVVGASGAGKSTLTKLLLRFYDPERGRILLDGVDLRQLDIAELRANIAIVLQETLLLDGTIADNILAGRPDADERQLVEAAEAADAHEFIQTLPEGYETRVGQRGRLLSGGQRQRIAIARAMIRDAPILLLDEPTTSLDADATRRILAPLRRLMAGRTTIVISHNLLTVRDAQQIVYLDRGRITEAGTHEELLANNNGYAHLYRLHHPERGQAVPEQQVAPPRPVDGQLPN, from the coding sequence TTGCCGGGGTTGGTGAAGTGGCTGTTCCGGCCTGCTGAACGCGACACCGAGGGGCTCGTCGAGCACGCGCCGGTGCTGCGCGTGCGGGCGGTCATCAAGCGGTTCTGGCCGGATGCCAGGCCGTTCCGCGGCTGGCTGCTGCTCAGCCTGCTGCTCGTGCTGATCTCGCCGCTGCTGGACACCGCGGCGATCTGGCTGTTCAAAGTGCTCATCGACGACGTGCTGACACCGCAGAACTTCGCCGTGTTCCCGATGGTGGCGGCCGCCTACGCGGTGCTCACGCTGCTGTCCGGAGTGATCGACTTCTGCGGGCAGTACCTCGCGGTGTGGATCGGCGAGAACTTCCTGCACCGGATGCGCACCAGGGTGTTCGCGCACCTGCACACGCTGTCGGTCGGGTTCTTCGACCGCAGGCGCATCGGCGACACCCTGTCCCGGCTCACCGACGACGTCGGCGCCATCGAGTCGCTGGTGCTCTCCGGCGTCGCCCAGACCTTCTCCTCCGTGGTCAAGATCCTGCTGTTCGGCGGCGTGCTGTTCTACCTGGACTGGCAGCTCGCGCTGGTGGCACTGGTGGCGGTCCCGCTGTTCTGGGTGGTGGCCAAGTTCTTCGCCCGCCGCATCAAGGACGCCTCCCGGGAGGAGCGCGGGCGCAGCGGCTCGATCAGCACCGTGGCCGAGGAGAGCCTCGGCAACGCACCGCTGATCCAGGCCTACGGCCGCGAGTCGGCCGAAGTCGGCCGCTTCGCCCGGCAGAGCCGCGGCAACGTCGTCGCCGAGCTCTCCGCCGCGCGCATCGGGGCGCTGTTCGGGCCGCTGACCGACCTGCTGCAGGTCTTCGGCGTGCTGGCGATCGTCGGAGTCGGGATCCTGGAGCTGTCGGCCGGGCGGATCACCCTCGGCGGGCTGCTGGCGTTCCTGATCTACCTCTCGCAGCTCTACACGCCGGTGCAGAGCCTCGGCCAGCTCGTCAACCGGGTGTTCTCCGCATCCGCCAGCGCCGAGCGCATCATCGAGCTGCTCGACCAGAAGCCGCTGGTGCAGAGCCCGCCGGACCCGGTGCCGCTGCGGCGGGTCACCGGCCGGATCGACGTCGACCGCGTCGACTTCCGCTATCCCAGCACCAGCACCGATGTGCTGCACAGCGTGAGCTTCTGCGCGCCGCCCGGCCAGACCACCGCGGTGGTCGGCGCCAGCGGTGCGGGCAAGTCGACGCTGACCAAGCTGCTGCTGCGCTTCTACGACCCGGAGCGGGGCCGCATCCTGCTCGACGGCGTCGACCTGCGGCAGCTGGACATCGCCGAGCTGCGCGCCAACATCGCGATCGTGCTGCAGGAAACGCTGCTGCTGGACGGCACCATCGCGGACAACATCCTGGCCGGCCGCCCGGATGCCGATGAGCGCCAGCTCGTCGAGGCCGCCGAGGCCGCCGACGCCCACGAGTTCATCCAAACCCTGCCGGAGGGCTACGAAACGCGGGTCGGGCAGCGCGGCCGGCTGCTCTCCGGCGGGCAGCGGCAGCGCATCGCCATCGCCCGCGCGATGATCCGCGACGCGCCGATCCTGCTGCTCGACGAACCGACGACCAGCCTGGACGCCGACGCGACGCGGCGGATCCTCGCCCCGCTGCGCCGGTTGATGGCCGGGCGCACCACCATCGTGATCTCGCACAACCTGCTCACCGTCCGCGACGCGCAGCAGATCGTCTACCTGGACCGCGGCCGGATCACCGAGGCGGGCACGCACGAGGAGCTGCTCGCCAACAACAACGGCTACGCCCACCTCTACCGGCTGCACCACCCGGAGCGGGGGCAGGCGGTGCCCGAACAGCAGGTGGCACCGCCCCGGCCGGTCGACGGGCAGCTGCCGAACTGA